Within Synechococcales cyanobacterium CNB, the genomic segment CCAGGTGAAAGACCTGATCGTGGAACTCGGCCGGCGCGGGAAGACGGTCCTGCTTTCGAGCCACCTGCTCGCCGACGTCGAGGACTGCGTGGACCGCCTCGTGATCCTCTACGGCGGCCGCAAGCGCGACGAGGGCACGTGCGACTCGATGCTCGAACGCCGCTCGCGCACCACGATCGAGACCGACGCGCTGGACGACGCCACCATCGCAGAGATCGACGCCCTCCTGCGCCGGCGATCGGGGGGCGAACGGGCGATCCTCCGCGTCGGGCACCCGCGCCAGACACTCGAAGAGAAGTTCCTCGACATCGTCGAGCAGGCGCAGCGTGAGCGCGCCGCGACGAGCGGCGTCGTCCACGGCGGCGCGACGGCGGCTTTCCTGCGCGGCCCGGGGACAACGGAGGGCGACGCGCTCATCTCGGATTTGATGGCGCAGGAGCCGCCGCCACCACCCGCACAGCCCGCCCCCCCGGCAGAGCCTGCCCCGATGAGCGTGCTCGAATCGCTCGTGGATCAGGGAGGCGGAAAGCCCGACGCGGGTGCCGCGCCCACGCGGAGCGCGGAGCCTGCGACACCCGACGAGAGCGTGGATGAATCCGTGATCTCGTCTCTGCTGGATCGACCGCGCGAAGACGAGCAGCCGGGGCGCACGCCGTGAAGATCAGCGACGCGATCCGCCGACTCAACCTCGTGCAGCGATCGTTCGCCTTCAAGGTGATCGCGTCGATCGTGATGGTGGCCGGAGCGATCGTCGGGTTCGCCGCGTATGCCGTCTACCGCACGGCCCCGCTGGCCTCGCCGATCATCGAACCCGGCGAGACGCCGGCGGCGACGCGCCCGGGCGCAACCGACGACCCGATCGAGTCCACCCGGCTCGCCCTCGAACAGATCCTGGCCGCACGCACGGACACGACCGCGCTCGGCGTCGGCGTAGCAGTGGTCGCCGGTCTCGCGCTGCTGGTGACCTGGTTCGGCCTCGCGCTGACGTATCTCGCGCTGCTCGCGGTCGTCGCGCTCGTCGCCGTGCCGCTCATGCTCGTGGACGGCTCGCGGAGCCTCGGCCTGCTGATCGGCGGCGCGGCGGCCCTCACCGCCGCGTTCACGATCCTGCTCGAAGCCGCCCGCGTCGCGCTCTCCGGCAGCGGCCCGGTGCGCGCCGTCGCCCGCAACGTCCTCGCCGAAGCGGTGCGGATGAAGTTCTCACTGGTCTTCATCGTCATCCTGATCGTGGGCCTGGCCGCGCTGCCCGGCGTGCTCGACGAATCGCAACCGCTGCGCTACCGCGTTCAGACGTTCATGAGTTTCGGGACGGGACTGTCGTACTGGGTGATCGCGGTGCTCACCGTGCTCTTCTCGGCAGCGACGGTCGCCTTCGAGCAGCGCGACCGAATCATCTGGCAGACGATGACAAAGCCCGTCGCCCCGTGGCAGTACGTGCTGGGCAAGTGGCTCGGCGTCGTCGCGCTGAGCGGCGTGCTGCTCGCCGTGTGCGCATCCGGCGTCTTCCTCTTCGTGGACTACTTGCGCACGCGGCCGGCGATCGGCGAGCGAGAGGCGTACGTCGCCGCATCGCCGGACGAGTGGGTCACCGAGGATCGCCTGGTGCTGGAAACACAGGTGCTCGCGGCTCGCGTGACGGTGGACATCGACCCGCCCGTCAAGCCTACGGACGCCGAGTTCCGCCGCGCCGTCGAGGAGTTCATCCGCAACGAGCGCGTCGGCAACGAGTCCTTCGCCCGCGATCCGTCCGAGCGAAAGAAGGTCGAGGATGACCTCTACAAGAGTTGGGAGCGCGCGTTCCGGGCCGTCCCGCCCGGCGGGATCAAGCACTACGTCTACCGCGGTCTGGGGCCGGCCCGCGCCGCGAACGCCCCCATCACGTTCCGCCACCGCGTCGATGCAGGCTCGAACGCGCCGGACGAGTTCGTCTACGTCTCGTTCATTTTCGGGGCCGAAAGCCCGCAGATCTACGTCCGCCGCCTGAGCCTCGGCTTCTACCACTCCATGACCATTCCCGCGGCCGTCGTCGAATCCAGCGGCGAAGTCCGGCTCGCGGTCGCCAACGGCAACCTCGAGAACGGCGTGCCCAACGACGACACGATCAGTTTCCCCCCCGGCGGCCTGGAACTCTCCTACTCCGCGGGGAGTTACCGTGCCAACTTCGTGCGCGGCGTCCTGCTGCTCTGGGTGAAACTCGCCTTCCTCTCGATGCTCACCATCCTCGCCTCCACGTCGCTCAGTTTTCCGGTGACGTGCCTGGTCGCCTTCGGGGCGTTCCTGGCGGCGGAAGGCTCGCTCTACATGACCGGCGCGCTGGAGCACTTCCGCACCGAGGACGAGCACGGCAATGTCAACTACCTGCTGGTCGTCGCCGAGTGGATCACCATGGGCGTTGCCTGGGTCTTCTCGGGCTACGGCGAGATCCGGCCGACCGTGAAACTCGTCGAAGGGAAGCTGATCCCGTGGGGTGAGGTCGCACGGGGCGTCGCCATCCTCGCCTCCATCACAGCCGCGCTGTACGGCGCGGCCGTCCTCGCTTTCCGCCGGCGCGAACTCGCCACCTACTCGGGCCACTGACCGATCCCGCACCCGCCCTCGGGCGTACAAAGGGCGCGAGCGACGGAGACGCGACATGAGACGCGACACCTTCGTGCAGATCATCGCCGCGGCGGCCGCCTTCATCGCGCTGGGCGCGTCGGCCCTCCTCGGCGCGCAGCTCACGTCTTCAGCCGGGCAGCACAAGCTGGTCTACACCGACCGCGCGGAGGACGGCGACCCGCCGCAGGTCGCGGTCGGAATCGCCATGGGCGCGTTCCGGGGCGTGTTCGTGAACTTCCTCTGGCTGCGCGCCAACACCCTCAAGGAAGAGGGCAAGTTCTACGAGGCGCTCGAACTTGCCCGCGCGATCACGCGGTTGCAGCCTCGGTTCCCGCAGGTGTGGGTCTTCCACGCCTGGAACATGGCGTACAACATCTCGGTCTCAACGCACACGCCCGACGAGCGCTGGCAGTGGGTGCAGGCCGGCATCCGGCTGCTGCGCGACGAGGCGATCCCCGCGAACCCGAACGACATGCTCCTGCACAAGGAGCTGGCGTGGATCTACCTCCACAAGATCGCGGGCATCACCGACGACGCCAACCAGTTCTACAAGCGCAAGGTCGCGGAGGAATGGACGGTCAACCTCGGCGAGCCACCCCCTCCGACGCCAAAGGACCGGAGCACGGCCAACGCGATCAACCGCTACGTCGAATGGCTGACGCCCATCGCCGAGGCGGCGCAGACGCCGGAGGAGCTCGCCCGCCGCTCGCCCCCGGCCGCGGCGTTGCTGCGGCGCATCCAGGCGGATGTTGGTGACCCGCCGGACCGCACGCTGCTGCGGCGCTACGAGAGGCTCAGGGCGCTGGAGCGTTCGGCCCACCGCCGGCAGATCGAGGCGTCGATGGGTCCGAACAACTCGGCGATGCTCTCGCTGATGCGCGACCCGCAGTACGCCGACGCCTGGCCCGAGGCGCTCGCGTTCGTGCGTCGAAAGACGCTCACGGCGGAGTACCGCATGGACCCGCTGCGGATGATCCGCTACACGCGCAAATACGGCCCGATCGACTGGCGCCACCCGGCGGCGCACTCGCTCTACTGGGGCGCCAAGGGCGTCGAAGAGGCGCTCGGCCGCTGGCACGAGGGGAACAAGCGCGACTTCGATTTCATCAACTCGGATCGCATCGTGATCCAGTCGCTCCAGGAGCTGTACCGCTCCGGCGAGATCTACTTCAACTTCCTCGAGTTCACGAGCGGCATGGAGAGTTTCTACATGGCCTCGGTGAACCCGCACTTCGTCGATTCCTACGGCAACGTGCTGGCCGAACTCGTGCAACGCTCGTGGGCGGACCGCGCCGACCGCGCGTACTCCGTCTACGCCGCGGGGTACGAGAACTTCCTGAAGGACGCGGTCCGTTTCTTCTACCGGCGCGGCCAGTTCGACGAGGCCGAACGCCACTACCGCAAACTCGGCACGCTGATGATCGGCGACCAGTACTTCCAGAACCTGAACGATCCGATGCGGGCGTGGGACTACTCGCGACCGCTGCAGGAGTTCGTCCACTTCGAGTTGCAGAACGAGCGGATTCTCTCGGCGTACGTCGCCGTCTCGGAGATCGTCGGCGCGCTCCAGGGGGCCTACGCCTCGGGCCTGCTGGGCGACGACGAGGAGCTGTTCCGCGCACAGTTCGACTACGCCCGCACCGCGCACGCGTTCTACATGCAGCGGCAGTTGCGCGAGACCGTGGCGATGGGCGCGCAGGCCGGGCGCACCGAGTTCCTCGACCGCGACTTCCGAATCGTGGCGGGGCAGGTCTTCCGTGAACTGATCCTGCTGGTGCCGGTCGCGGACGCCTCGGCGATGTACAACCGTGCACCCGAGGACCTCCGCCGGTTCGTGTACGACCTGCTGGCCGAGGTTTATCGCGAGCCGATGGACGCCCAGGCCCGCGAGCAGACGGGCGAGTCGTTCAACGACCTCTTCCCCGAGCCGCCCGGCATGGCCGCCCACCGCGCCATGATGGAGCAGCGCGCCCGTGAACGGGCCGAGCAACGCATCGACGTCGCGCCGAAGTAGCGGTGGGCATTGTGCCCTGATTTGTGCAAACGCAGTTGCGGCAGGCGCGAGGCACGACGGTTGAGCACGCTGGTGAGATCACGGGCAAGCTCGGCATGGCGGTCGCGTCACTGCTGTGTGCCATCCGCGGCCCGCCTCCGGCCACTCGATGCAGCCGGAAATCAGCCCGAGGAACTTGTACGATCCATTGTCGTTGATCAGCACAGGACTTCCGGACCTCCCCTCGCGGATTGCACTCTCCTCCTCAAACTTGACGATCACCACACGATCTCGCCATACTCGGGGTCTTTGCCCGGTTCGATCGGCTTCGGCGGCGTCGATCACCCCGACAACGGAACCACCGAACTCCGAACTGTCCATTCGTAGGATTACCGAGGCGCCAAGCGGGACAGCTGATGCAACATCCAGGACACCGGACTCGAGACCGTAATCCGGCCGCGGAAGCCAGCCGATTCGCACTTCCGCCCAATCGCCGACAATCCAGTTCCGTCCCGGACTGACGAGCACTTGCCGGCTTCCCGTGACGAAACTCGATCCAATGCCGTCGATCGTGATCCCACCTGATTCTGAGTCGGGCAGCAGATGAGCAACAGTCCACAGCAGCCCTGGGGCAGCCATGACGCCGAACCCCTCGGCCCGACCGAACTCACCGTTGCGCACGGCTGGGACCGAGAGCGCAATGGATCGATCGCCAACGGTCCCGCATCGTCCTGAGGATGGCGCAGTTGTGCACCCACCATCGGCGAGCATTGCCGCACAAACGAACGCGACCCACTCCAGGGGTACGTGAACGATGCCCGGAGAGGGACGGGCTGGCTGCGAACGCTCACTCCGACGTGACTTCGTAAGGCTCATCGTAGAAGACGCCATTGTGGGTCAGGAAGACTAGCGGGAGGTCGATCGGTTGAGCGCCGGCCTCTTCACACAGATACTTCAGCGTGACGAGTTCCCACGAGCCATCAGCATTTGTGAACGCCAAGCGATCGAACCCCAGGTAGTAAAGGTTGAATGCCAGGTCCGATGCCGTGCCACGCATGTCGACGATGCTCTCAGCGGGAATCCCACCGCCGGGGGAGTATCCCGCGCCGATTGTCGAAAGAACGCCTACGGTGCCGCGCAGCGCGACCGGCGGGAAGACCTCGTCCTGATGGACTTGCAACAGCATCTGCACCCGGCCGTCATCGTCCAGCGTCGGTCCGATCGGATCGATGAACCGCAGCCGGAGTGCCGTGTACTCATCCACGTTCTGCGGCACAACAGTGCCGCACCAGACCTCGAATGGCCCACCGTCGCACTTCAGGTCCACGAGCACGCAGCCGTCAGGTATGTCGGGATGGCTCGGGGCACCGGGTAATGAGCAGAAGATGCAGATCGGAATGCCCCTCGCCGTGAACTCCTCGCACTTCACCCAACCCTGTGGAAGCGTAGGCAGAATCTTGCGATCGCGCGTCCACCGATCATCGTACTTGAACCCCGGCCCTGTGATGCTCCTTTCGAAGGTGTCGCCAGGCGTGGACTGACAGCCGGTGAACATGATGGACGCCGCAGTGATGGACAGCAGCATCACCACCACTGCCACAGCACCCCCTATGAGGCTTGACACCCGACATCCAAGGTCCGAGGTCCGAGGTCCGAGGTCCGATCGCAAGTCATGGCTTGCCTCCTTTCTGTTCCGTCCAGCAGGCGCGTCCATACCGCCTCAAGGTGCGTCACCAGCAACGCACGATCAGGCCTCGAGTCAACCACTCCGCCAATAGGCTCTTACCGCAAGATACCGTCCTTGAGCCATGCTGTCAAGCACAAATGTTGTTCGTTCCCATGACTTACAAGGTCTTGATTATCAATAAGTTACCAACCTACTGTTGAGCCCGTCCGTGCAGAGTGATCTACGACTCCTATTCCATCTGCTTTCCCTACCGCGTCAGCCGCCGCGCCGCTTCCTCGTACCGTGCCACCGTCCCAGCCACCACCTCCGGCGGCAGTTCCGGCCCCGGCGCCCGCTTGTCCCAAGTGCCCGCGGCGACCAGCCCCTCGAGGTACTCGCGGACGAACTGCTTGTCAAAACTGGCCTGCGCCCGGCCCGGCTCGTAGCGGTCCGCGGGCCAGAAGCGCGAACTGTCGGGCGTGAGGGCTTCATCGATGAGGATCGGCTCGTCGCTCTCGGGCCGGCCGTCCGCGCCGATCGGCACGCCGAACTCGAACTTGGTGTCGGCGATGATGATGCCGTGCTCGAGCGCGTGCGCCGCCGCCGCGCTGTAGATCGCCAGCGAGACCTCGCGCAGACGGTGCATCACCCCCTCCCCAACCATCGCCGCCGCACGCTCGAACGGGATGTTCTCATCGTGCCTGCCCTGCTCCTCCTTGGTCGCGGGCGTGAAGATCGGCTCGGGCAGACGGTCGCACTGGCGCAGGCCGGCGGGGAGCGGCACGCCGCAGACCGAGCCGGTGGCGAGGTAGTCCTTCCACCCCGAGCCTTCGAGGTAGCCGCGCACGACGCACTCGACGGGCACGACGCGGCAGGCCCGGGCGATCATCACGCGGCCGTGCAGGCTCGCGCGCGGTGTGTCCCCCGGTCCGAACGCCGAGGCGGGCACCTCATCCGCGTCGGTTGAGAGCAGGTGCGTTTGGCAGAGGCCCCGCTGTTCCACCCAGCGCAGCCAGAAGGCGGCGATAGCCGTCAGCAGCCGCCCTTTGCCCGGTACCGGCGTGGGCATGACGACGTCGAAAGCCGAGAGGCGGTCGGAAGCCACGATCAGCAGACGCGGCCTCCCTTGGCCGTCCGGCGGCAGGTCGTAGACGTCCCGGACCTTTCCCCGACGGCGGCCGGGGAGGGAAAGTCGGGACTCGAAAAGCGCGGCGTCGGACCCCGAGCAAGACCCGCATGAGGTGGTCATGGGCGGATCGTAGAGCCGGGTGCCGTGCCCCGGGATCGGCGCGCCGAGAATCCTGTCTCCAGCAGGGTTGCAGTCCGCCGCCGGCCGGGGACAATGCCGCAGTCGTCCGGCGGCCGCCGGGGGGCGCAGGGAGGACGCCGCTCGCCATGCTGAACTTCGTGGTCTTCAACGGCGGAACGGAGACCGCCCTCAACCTCGGGCACGCCTACCTGATCGGTCCGGACGACGTCCCCTCACCGGCTTCCCTCAGGACCGACAACGGGCTGATCCACTGCGACAAGGGCGCGGACGGCTCGGCGGGGCTGGCTTTGCAGTTCGCTCTCGAAGGCCTGCCCCCCGCCCCGGACGGCGGCGTGGTTCCGACGATCGGGCTGGTGACTGTGCAGACCTGTTTGCTGCCGCAGCGCGAAAGCCCGTACCTGCTGAGCCTCGAACTCGCCCGGCATCGGATCATGACGTTCCTGAACCGGCTGGAGGACTGGGGGCTGTTCGACCTGCCGACGGACGATCCGATCCTGCGACAGTTCGAGCGTGCCCGTCAGACGTTCACGGCCGCGCTGGTCGCGCCGCGGCAGCCGACGGAGCAGGACCCGCACGGCTACTCAGCCGAGGCCGACCGGCTGGCGCGCGAATCGCTCGCTCTGGCGATCGACGCGGGCGAACGGCTCGCGCTGCTGAACGCACAACGGCAACTCGAGCGACGGCTCTCAGGCCGGCTGTACGCGGAGGCGGCCGAGCGGTACGCGGCGGCATCCGGCGATACACCGCCCGCGAACGCGCCGATCATCCTGCAGAACTCGGTAGGCGTGACGCTGCCGGGTCGCGGGCTGGTGGGGTGCGAGGTTTCGCCGCGGTCGTTCACGGAGGCGCACCAGCGGGCGGTCGTCTCGGCGTGCGACTTCATCTCGCTGCCGATGCGCTGGGTGGACATGGAGCCGGGCGAGGGTGAGTACAGTTTCACGGGCACGGACCGGTGGATCGAGTGGGCGGTGCGCAGGGCGAAGCTGCCGGTGCACGCCGGGCCGATCGTGGACTTCCGCCCGGCGAGCGTGCCGGACTGGCTCTACATCTGGGAGAACGACTACGAGACGCTGCGCGAACTGGTGTACGAGCACGTGCGCACCATCGTGACGCGATATCGGCGCACCGTGGCACGCTGGACGGTCGCGTCCGGGCTGCACGTGAACTCGAGTTTCCGTCTGTCGTACGAGCAGATGCTGGACCTGACGCGACTGTGCGTGCTGCTGGTGCGCAAGCTGCAACCCTCGGCCAAGGTGCAGGTCGAGATCGACCAGCCGTGGGGCGAGTACTACGCGACGAACCGGCAGTCGCTGCCGCCGCTGGTGTATGCGGACACAATGGCGCAGGCCGGGATCACGGTGGACGCGTACGCGCTCCGGCTGCACGCTGGGACGCCGGAGCCGGGTTGCTCGACGCGCGACCTGATGGCTCTCTCGTCGATCCTGGACCGCTACGCCGCGCTGGAGCGACCGATCGTGGTGTCGTCGCTGGCCGCGCCGAGCCGCGCTGAGCCTGCGACCGAGGAGGTAGAGCCTGGTCGTTGGCGATCGCCGTGGAGTGAATCCACGCAGGCGGAGTGGTTGAGCAAGGCGATGGCGATCGCCTTGGCCAAGCCGTTCGTCCATAGCGTGTGCTGGTCTGAACTGGCGGACGCCTCGGCCCGCCCCGAGGCGCCGGACTGCGGGCTGATGACGGCAACGGGCCAGCCGAAGGCCGCGCTGGCTCGCCTGATCGAGCTGCGTGCGGCATTGATCGCCGGTCGCACGCCGCCGGACCTGGCCGTGGGATTGCTCTCGTGAAGGAACGCGCCGCTTCGAGCGTGGACTGGACGGGTGGGCCGTCGAAATGGGCGGCGGTCGCGATCCTCGGCGGCGCATCGATCGTCGGCATCGGCTGGTCGATCGCCACGCGACATTCGGGGCCTGCACCGGCGCGCGCCGCCGACACGACGGCCATGCCCCTGAGCGCGGTACCGGGTGCTTCCCCCCAGCACGAGCCAGGCCGTACCTCATCCGAAGACCGGGCCGCGCCCGCCTCTTCGATCGCCCGGCTCATCGACCTCAACTCGGCCTCCGCCGCCGAGTTGCAGTCCCTGCCTGGCATCGGACCCGCGCTGGCGGCACGCATCGTCGAGGACCGCAACGCCACCGGCCCGTTCGGCTCGGTGGACGACCTGCAACGCGTCCGCGGCATCGGGCCGATCACGATCGAGAAGATTCGCCCGCTCGCCACGACGCGCTGACCGTGTCGGCCGGCGGGTATGATGGCGGCGTTCCAACGCGCGTGGCGAAGGCCGGGCAAGAACCCCCGGCCGCGTGTGCGCCTGCGCGCGCCGCAGTGATTCATGCCCAACCGCCCGACAGACCGGCTCGACGCCATCGCGGCCCACCCAGCCTTGCGCGACCTCGCCCGCGCGATGGACGCGGGCCGGCGCGTCGTCGCTGACGGCATCTCCGGTTCATCCACGCCGATCGTCGCGGGCGCGCTGGCTCGTGCGCTTCGCCGGCCTGTCGTGCTTGTCATGGCCCACACCGACGAGGCCGAGGACGCGCTGGACGAGCTCGAGTCCGTCGGTGTGGATGCGTTGCGCCTCCCCGCGCTCGAAGTTCTCCCCGGCGAGACGAACGTAAGCCTGGACCTGTTCGCGGAGCGTAGCGCCGTAATCGAGCGCGCCCGCACGCTCGACCCGGCAGCCTCCGTTGTCGTCATCTGCCCTGTGCAGGCGCTCATGCAGGGCGTGCCGATGCCGGACCGACTCGCGGCGATCTGGCGGACCGTTCGCACGGGCGAGCGATTGCGCCCGGCGGACCTGGCCCGCTGGCTCGACGGCGCGGGCTATACGCGCGCCGACGCCGCTGACGAGCCGGGGCAGTACGCCGTGCGCGGCGGCATCCTCGACGCCTTCTCGCCCGGCACGAACGCGCCGGTGCGCTTCGACTTCTTCGGCGACGAGGTCGAGCGCATCAACGAGATCGACCCGGCGACGATGGCCTCCGACCGGCGCACGGACGCGGTAAGCCTCGTCGCTGCTGACCCGGCGCGTGTCGTGCCCGACGACCGCTCCACGCTCTTTCTCGACCTGCTCCCGAGGAGCACGGCCGCCGTGCTCGCCGAGACGATGGAGGTCGTCGAACAGGCACGGGGCTACTGGGAGCGCACGACGGACAGCAGGGGCATCTTCCCACCGCCCGCGGTCCTCAAGGCTCTCGAGACGCGCACGAGCGGATTCGCCGAGATCAACCAGTTCTCCGCGGGAGCGGCCTCGGCGGACGTGCGCGTTCCGCTTCCCGTTGCGCCGCTCCCCCACTTCGATGCCGACGCAGCGGCGGCGGTGCGCGAACTGGCTGCCATCAAGGCAGGACGTGTGGTCGCGCTCTGTCGCAACGAGGGCGAACGCCAGCGGCTGGGCGAACTGCTCGACGAGTTCGCCCCGGCCGCGGCTGCGCGGGTCGAGCGCACGATCGGCTACCTGCACCGCGGGTTCGTGTGGGGTGACGGCGACGCCTCGCTCGCGCTCGTTCCGGTTCACGAGCTGCTGCACCGCTTCGACGTGCGCCGACGGGCCGCGCCCGGGCGCCTCCGCGCGGGGCGCGCGATGGATACGTTCCTCGACTTCGCGCCCGGCGATTTCGTCGTGCACGCCGAGCACGGCATCGCCCGCTTCGTCGGGCTGACGGCGATGAAGCCGCGCGCCATGCCTGGCCGCGCCGCAGTCGCCAACGACGACCCGCAGGAGTATCTCACGCTCGAGTTCGCCGGGCGGTCGAAACTCCACGTCCCCGCGACGAGCATCGACCTGGTGCAGCGCTACGTCGGCGGGTTCCGCGGCAAGCCGCAGCTCTCGACGATCGGCGGCACGCGCTGGCAGACGCAGAAGGCCCGCGTCGCCGAGGGCGTGCGCGACCTCGCGGCCGAGATGCTGCGCGTGCGCGCCGCCCGTGAGGCGATGCCCGGGATCCGATATCCCGCCGACACACCCTGGCAGAAGGAGTTCGAGGCGGAGTTTCCGTACGAGGAGACCGAGGACCAGCTCGCCGCGCTCGCCGAGATCAAGAAGGACATGGCCTCGCCGCGGCCGATGGACCGGCTGCTCTGCGGCGACGTGGGCTTCGGCAAGACGGAACTGGCGATCCGGGCGGCGTTCAAAGCGGTCGAGTCGGGCCGGCAGGCGGCGGTGCTGGTGCCGACGACGGTTCTCGCCGAGCAGCACGAACGCACCTTCCGCGCCCGCTTCGCAGGCTACCCCTTCCGCGTCGAGAGCCTGTCGCGCTTCAAGACCGGGCGCGAGCAGAACGAGATTCTCGCCGATCTGCGGGCCGGTCGCGTGGACGTCGTGATCGGCACGCACAGGCTGCTCTCCGCCG encodes:
- a CDS encoding ABC transporter ATP-binding protein, yielding MSEPATPPPRRQPVIACQGVTKVFKDFWMRDRARAVDSLTFEVYPREVFGLLGPNGSGKSTTIKMILGLLRPTSGRIAVFARPPSDVVIKRRIGYLPEESYLYPFLNARETLEYYGKLFEIDHAVRRRRIDELLDMVGLTHAQYRPVRDYSKGMQRRIGIAQALINDPDLLILDEPTTGLDPIGTRQVKDLIVELGRRGKTVLLSSHLLADVEDCVDRLVILYGGRKRDEGTCDSMLERRSRTTIETDALDDATIAEIDALLRRRSGGERAILRVGHPRQTLEEKFLDIVEQAQRERAATSGVVHGGATAAFLRGPGTTEGDALISDLMAQEPPPPPAQPAPPAEPAPMSVLESLVDQGGGKPDAGAAPTRSAEPATPDESVDESVISSLLDRPREDEQPGRTP
- a CDS encoding phosphoribosylaminoimidazolesuccinocarboxamide synthase → MTTSCGSCSGSDAALFESRLSLPGRRRGKVRDVYDLPPDGQGRPRLLIVASDRLSAFDVVMPTPVPGKGRLLTAIAAFWLRWVEQRGLCQTHLLSTDADEVPASAFGPGDTPRASLHGRVMIARACRVVPVECVVRGYLEGSGWKDYLATGSVCGVPLPAGLRQCDRLPEPIFTPATKEEQGRHDENIPFERAAAMVGEGVMHRLREVSLAIYSAAAAHALEHGIIIADTKFEFGVPIGADGRPESDEPILIDEALTPDSSRFWPADRYEPGRAQASFDKQFVREYLEGLVAAGTWDKRAPGPELPPEVVAGTVARYEEAARRLTR
- a CDS encoding helix-hairpin-helix domain-containing protein produces the protein MPLSAVPGASPQHEPGRTSSEDRAAPASSIARLIDLNSASAAELQSLPGIGPALAARIVEDRNATGPFGSVDDLQRVRGIGPITIEKIRPLATTR
- the mfd gene encoding transcription-repair coupling factor, encoding MPNRPTDRLDAIAAHPALRDLARAMDAGRRVVADGISGSSTPIVAGALARALRRPVVLVMAHTDEAEDALDELESVGVDALRLPALEVLPGETNVSLDLFAERSAVIERARTLDPAASVVVICPVQALMQGVPMPDRLAAIWRTVRTGERLRPADLARWLDGAGYTRADAADEPGQYAVRGGILDAFSPGTNAPVRFDFFGDEVERINEIDPATMASDRRTDAVSLVAADPARVVPDDRSTLFLDLLPRSTAAVLAETMEVVEQARGYWERTTDSRGIFPPPAVLKALETRTSGFAEINQFSAGAASADVRVPLPVAPLPHFDADAAAAVRELAAIKAGRVVALCRNEGERQRLGELLDEFAPAAAARVERTIGYLHRGFVWGDGDASLALVPVHELLHRFDVRRRAAPGRLRAGRAMDTFLDFAPGDFVVHAEHGIARFVGLTAMKPRAMPGRAAVANDDPQEYLTLEFAGRSKLHVPATSIDLVQRYVGGFRGKPQLSTIGGTRWQTQKARVAEGVRDLAAEMLRVRAAREAMPGIRYPADTPWQKEFEAEFPYEETEDQLAALAEIKKDMASPRPMDRLLCGDVGFGKTELAIRAAFKAVESGRQAAVLVPTTVLAEQHERTFRARFAGYPFRVESLSRFKTGREQNEILADLRAGRVDVVIGTHRLLSADVAFADLGLVVVDEEQRFGVEHKEKLLRLRMTVDVLTLSATPIPRTLHMAMLGLRDISSLATPPLDRRAIVTEVVPWNDRRIAQAIARELTRGGQVYFVHNRVHNIRRIADEVRRLAPDARIDVGHGQMPARELEAVMLRFMRRETDVLVCTTIIESGIDIPTANTMIINDADRFGLADLHQLRGRVGRSDRRAYCYLLLPVTRTLSETARKRLQAVEQYAMLGAGFKIAMRDLEIRGAGNLLGAEQSGHIAAVGYEMYCRLLERAVHELRNEKPPEPTSGTAVEIGVAGTIPRAYIPSDARRLDAYRRIAAAAAPAELEAVAADLASAYGPLPPAVRRLLELAELRALAAALSVRAVIVRERDVVFRTADPAPIAERLRPARGTVTALPPKAHDSLHEVYYRPPEQYLEPETLLRVLRTRLNDSDRREPLTRVEPSRVR